The following proteins come from a genomic window of Streptomyces sp. GS7:
- a CDS encoding radical SAM protein has protein sequence MNTTDPHPQPALFPASAVTPAPPPSPDFHDVTFHEIQARTLLNRMPGATPDGMGWTLNPYRGCTHACTYCFARDGHHHLGHNTGEDFQTHLYVKTNAAAVLRRELHTGKTGSQWVMVGTSTDCYQRAEGRYQLMPGILRSLTDYRVPFTTTTKSALLRRDIALFTEAARVTDVLVMTSLGALDNRVWRAFEPAASPPRARLDTLRALRAAGVPAGVLIAPVIPHAADHPDALNTLVDACAEAGAVTVFPDVMRLSPGARDWFLDQAARNLPPRLHHRLAADFDTRRAMPSRYVQQVTDHIHARAAQHGIPRWQDYIRSLRRPVP, from the coding sequence GTGAACACCACCGACCCGCACCCGCAACCCGCCCTCTTCCCGGCCTCCGCCGTCACCCCCGCACCACCCCCGTCCCCCGACTTCCACGACGTCACTTTTCACGAGATCCAGGCCCGCACCCTCCTCAACCGCATGCCCGGCGCCACCCCCGACGGCATGGGCTGGACCCTCAACCCCTACCGCGGCTGCACCCACGCCTGCACCTACTGCTTCGCCCGCGACGGCCACCACCACCTCGGCCACAACACCGGCGAGGACTTCCAGACCCACCTCTACGTCAAGACCAACGCCGCCGCCGTCCTGCGCCGTGAACTGCACACCGGGAAAACCGGCAGCCAGTGGGTGATGGTCGGCACCTCCACCGACTGCTACCAACGTGCCGAAGGCCGCTACCAGTTGATGCCCGGCATCCTGCGCTCCCTGACCGACTACCGCGTCCCCTTCACCACGACCACCAAGTCCGCGCTCCTCCGCCGCGACATCGCCTTGTTCACCGAAGCCGCCCGCGTGACCGACGTCCTGGTGATGACCTCCCTCGGCGCCCTCGACAACCGCGTGTGGCGCGCCTTTGAACCAGCCGCCTCCCCACCCCGCGCCCGACTCGACACCCTCCGCGCCCTGCGCGCCGCGGGCGTCCCCGCCGGCGTCCTCATCGCCCCCGTCATCCCCCACGCCGCCGACCACCCCGACGCCCTCAACACCCTCGTCGACGCCTGCGCCGAAGCCGGAGCCGTCACCGTCTTCCCCGACGTCATGCGCCTCAGCCCCGGCGCCCGCGACTGGTTCCTGGACCAAGCCGCCCGGAACCTCCCGCCCCGCCTCCACCACCGCCTGGCCGCCGACTTCGACACCCGCCGCGCCATGCCTTCGCGCTACGTCCAGCAGGTCACCGACCACATCCACGCCCGCGCAGCCCAGCACGGCATCCCTCGATGGCAGGACTACATCAGGAGCCTGCGCCGCCCCGTTCCCTGA
- a CDS encoding helix-turn-helix transcriptional regulator, protein MTADLPARMPLPFDAEEAVALAVALRAAATCVSGIEETAVRALAKLEQALPARLRDQVSAVQHATVSLPFDGAPKAQLTELTALAAACRDHEIVTFAYESRDGTPSTRRVEPHTLIAAHGRWYLAAYDLNRDAWRTFRVDRLTDPAPTGLRVPPRRLPAPDAAAYLTACLAATPARYRAQATVLSDAETVRTRTGAFPSRVRALDDHTCTVDLSADDPLHIALRILTLENLGRGATLHGSPELAPHIEEFAHHLADAARALTPPHDAHETDR, encoded by the coding sequence ATGACCGCCGACCTGCCCGCCCGGATGCCGCTTCCCTTCGATGCCGAGGAGGCCGTTGCCCTCGCCGTCGCCCTTCGTGCCGCTGCAACGTGCGTCTCCGGCATCGAGGAGACCGCCGTCCGCGCCCTGGCCAAGCTCGAACAGGCCCTGCCCGCCCGCCTGCGCGACCAGGTCTCCGCCGTCCAACACGCCACCGTGTCACTACCGTTCGACGGAGCGCCGAAGGCACAACTCACCGAGCTGACCGCCCTCGCCGCCGCCTGCCGCGACCACGAGATCGTCACCTTCGCCTACGAGTCCCGCGACGGCACCCCCAGCACGCGCCGCGTGGAGCCCCACACCCTCATCGCCGCTCACGGCCGCTGGTACCTCGCCGCATACGACCTCAACCGCGACGCCTGGCGCACCTTCCGCGTCGACCGCCTCACTGACCCCGCCCCCACCGGCCTCCGCGTCCCACCCCGCCGGCTCCCCGCCCCCGACGCCGCCGCGTACCTGACCGCATGCCTGGCCGCCACGCCCGCCCGCTACCGAGCCCAGGCCACGGTCCTCTCCGACGCCGAGACCGTCCGCACCCGCACCGGAGCCTTCCCCTCCCGCGTCCGCGCCCTCGACGACCACACGTGCACCGTCGACCTCTCCGCCGACGACCCGCTCCACATCGCCCTACGAATCCTTACCCTGGAAAACTTGGGACGCGGAGCGACCCTGCACGGCAGCCCCGAACTCGCCCCGCACATCGAAGAGTTCGCCCACCACCTGGCGGACGCGGCTCGCGCCCTCACTCCGCCCCACGACGCGCACGAGACGGACCGGTGA